From a region of the Entelurus aequoreus isolate RoL-2023_Sb linkage group LG27, RoL_Eaeq_v1.1, whole genome shotgun sequence genome:
- the sac3d1 gene encoding SAC3 domain-containing protein 1, with protein sequence MNCQRPSRSTPRKDAPGGGDKRRRNPGRGRGRGKFVTRQVEEDVKPEYHGEGTTPKGICQTMCPAVELQKRETQNRLHRFEMLAGTEKDRRPRVDPLRAVKEYTRPAAGKDATNTADLRPPAVLLKTVCYLIDEVAADPHLCPWTEVYSFVFDRLRSIKQDMIIQRVHGPECAAILERTVRFLIYASYRLCGEPLRLYDPRINDTHLQENLSWLLDCYAQGTAHHAKQEEFHALSLLYNLGSFQAAQHIMKLPTQLRRSPAVALALSINRAFLERNPVRLLRLASRLTFLQGCALHRHLMASRKDLLLIYSHGYNSRNCRFPLDILSKLLFLDNSLATVLCQTYGVEVNQENQVAFSKAAFSEPEQEKLSCPLFHNVLEKKLKDVTIGNIVHGCTPLK encoded by the exons ATGAACTGCCAGCGTCCTTCTCGTAGCAC CCCTAGGAAGGATGCACCAGGAGGAGGAGATAAAAGACGGCGGAACCCTGGTCGAGGACGAGGCCGAGGTAAATTTGTCACAAGACAAGTGGAGGAAGACGTCAAGCCAGAGTATCATGGAGAGGGAACGACACCAAAAGGAATCTGTCAGACTATGTGTCCTGCTGTGGAACTGCAAAAGCGGGAGACCCAGAACCGTCTGCACCGTTTCGAGATGCTGGCGGGCACGGAGAAAGACCGGCGACCCCGGGTTGACCCCCTGCGCGCAGTTAAGGAGTACACGAGACCGGCGGCAGGGAAAGATGCCACTAACACCGCTGACCTCAGACCTCCAGCTGTGTTGCTAAAAACTGTGTGTTACCTCATCGATGAGGTTGCTGCTGATCCACATCTGTGTCCTTGGACTGAG GTGTATAGCTTTGTGTTTGACCGCCTGCGCAGCATCAAGCAGGACATGATCATCCAAAGGGTGCACGGGCCGGAGTGCGCTGCCATTTTAGAGCGGACTGTACGCTTTCTCATCTACGCCTCCTACCGGCTTTGTGGTGAGCCTCTACGACTTTACGACCCGCGTATCAACGACACACACCTCCAGGAGAACTTGAGCTGGCTGCTGGACTGCTACGCACAAGGAACAGCACATCATGCCAAACAAGAAGAATTCCACGCTCTCAGTTTGCTGTATAACTTAG GTTCATTCCAGGCCGCGCAGCACATCATGAAGCTCCCAACACAGCTCCGCCGCTCCCCCGCCGTCGCGCTCGCGCTCTCCATCAACCGGGCCTTTCTGGAGCGGAACCCCGTGCGTCTGCTGCGATTGGCCAGCAGGCTCACCTTCCTGCAGGGCTGCGCTCTGCACCGTCACCTGATGGCGAGCCGTAAAGACCTACTGCTGATTTACAGCCACGGCTACAACAGCAGGAACTGTCGCTTCCCACTTGATATTCTGTCCAAGCTCCTATTTTTGGACAATTCTCTCGCCACAGTTCTCTGTCAGACATACGGGGTGGAGGTCAATCAGGAGAATCAGGTGGCGTTCTCCAAGGCTGCTTTCTCTGAGCCGGAACAGGAAAAACTAAGCTGTCCTCTTTTTCACAATGTTTTGGAGAAGAAACTGAAGGACGTCACCATTGGAAATATTGTTCATGGCTGTACTCCACTGAAATGA